From Algoriphagus sp. NG3, the proteins below share one genomic window:
- a CDS encoding hydroxypyruvate isomerase family protein, whose amino-acid sequence MTKPIDTGRRESFKKVLLGGAAFGALSSFEMKEEKPYELKGNVNHGVCHWCFRDYSLEDFCVEAKKIGIKGIDLIGPNNWHILKKHGLDSSMCNGAEISLTEGFGEVKYHEQLIKNYTEMIPKVAEAGYKNLICFSGNRRGMDDETGLKNCVQGLEKLVPLAEKHGVILQMELLNSRVNHKDYLCSKSAFGVELCKRLGSENFKLLYDIYHMQIDEGDLIRSIQENHQYFGHYHTAGNPGRNELDDTQEIYYPAVMKAIVASGFKGYVSHEFIPKSEDKMASLAQGVQICDV is encoded by the coding sequence ATGACCAAACCTATTGACACAGGAAGAAGAGAATCTTTTAAGAAAGTTTTGCTTGGAGGAGCCGCATTTGGCGCCCTGTCTTCATTCGAAATGAAAGAAGAAAAACCTTATGAATTGAAAGGAAATGTTAATCATGGCGTATGTCACTGGTGTTTTCGTGATTACAGTTTGGAAGATTTCTGTGTAGAAGCAAAGAAAATCGGTATCAAAGGAATAGACTTGATTGGGCCAAATAACTGGCATATTCTGAAAAAGCATGGCTTGGATTCCTCCATGTGCAACGGAGCTGAGATCAGTCTTACGGAAGGATTTGGAGAAGTGAAATACCACGAGCAACTAATAAAAAATTACACGGAAATGATCCCTAAAGTAGCAGAGGCAGGCTATAAAAACCTGATTTGTTTCTCTGGAAATAGAAGGGGGATGGACGATGAGACAGGTTTGAAGAACTGTGTACAAGGTCTGGAAAAGCTTGTCCCATTAGCTGAAAAGCACGGAGTCATCCTCCAGATGGAACTTCTGAACAGCCGCGTAAACCATAAAGATTATTTATGCAGTAAGTCAGCTTTTGGCGTTGAGCTTTGTAAGCGATTGGGAAGTGAAAACTTCAAATTGTTATATGATATCTATCATATGCAGATTGATGAAGGGGATCTGATCAGAAGCATACAGGAAAACCATCAATATTTTGGACATTATCATACTGCTGGGAACCCGGGTAGAAATGAATTGGATGATACTCAGGAGATTTATTATCCTGCAGTGATGAAGGCAATTGTGGCTTCGGGCTTCAAAGGGTATGTGTCCCATGAATTTATCCCTAAATCAGAAGATAAAATGGCCTCATTGGCTCAGGGGGTTCAGATCTGTGACGTCTAA
- a CDS encoding GMC family oxidoreductase, translating to MANESYDAIVVGSGISGGWAAKELTEKGLKVLMLERGPDVKHVKDYKTATLPPWEVPHRGRRTQEMLENHPNLRRDYVLNELNLDWWAHEDESPYVEEKPFTWFRGYQVGGRSLLWGRQSYRWSDLDFEANAKEGVAVDWPIRYKDIAPWYSYVEKFVGVSGSKDGLDVLPDGEFMPPMPMNCVETDAAEKIKEHYNGARTWTIGRPANITQPLPGRPGCQYRNKCSLGCPFGGYFSTQASTLPAAEATGNLTLRPWSIVRRLIYDKDTKKATGVEIVDGQTNETIEYNAKIIFLCASAFNSTAILMRTATDVWPGGLGSSSGELGHNVMDHHFRLGASGTMDGYDDKYYFGRRPTGLYIPRFQNVAGDKRDYLRGFGYQGGASRSGWSRDVAELNFGAPMKEALTQPGPWSMGITAFGEILPYHENTIKLSDSVKDKWGMEALVMDAEIKDNEIKMRKDMMADAAEMLEVAGFKNINEYDAGYTFGQGIHEMGTARMGRDPKTSVLNGNNQVWEAKNVFVTDGACMTSAAAVNPSLTYMALTARAAAFAVDELKKQNL from the coding sequence ATGGCAAACGAATCATACGACGCAATTGTAGTTGGGTCAGGAATAAGTGGCGGATGGGCTGCCAAAGAATTGACAGAAAAAGGACTTAAGGTCCTGATGCTCGAAAGAGGTCCAGATGTCAAACACGTAAAGGATTACAAGACTGCCACACTTCCCCCTTGGGAGGTTCCTCACAGAGGTAGAAGGACGCAGGAAATGCTCGAAAACCATCCCAATCTAAGAAGAGATTATGTCCTTAATGAACTTAACCTGGACTGGTGGGCTCATGAAGATGAATCTCCATATGTAGAAGAAAAACCGTTCACCTGGTTTAGAGGGTATCAAGTAGGTGGTCGTTCTCTACTCTGGGGAAGGCAATCCTATAGGTGGTCTGATCTGGACTTTGAAGCAAATGCCAAAGAGGGTGTGGCTGTGGATTGGCCGATCCGATACAAGGATATTGCGCCTTGGTATTCGTATGTAGAGAAATTTGTAGGTGTATCAGGTTCCAAAGACGGTCTAGATGTACTTCCTGATGGCGAGTTCATGCCTCCTATGCCGATGAACTGCGTGGAAACTGATGCGGCAGAAAAAATAAAAGAGCACTATAATGGAGCTAGGACGTGGACTATCGGTCGTCCTGCAAATATCACTCAGCCTTTGCCGGGAAGACCGGGATGCCAGTATAGAAACAAGTGTTCGTTGGGTTGCCCTTTTGGAGGGTATTTCAGTACTCAGGCATCCACTTTGCCAGCAGCTGAAGCTACAGGGAATTTGACGCTAAGACCTTGGTCTATTGTGAGAAGGCTGATTTATGATAAAGACACCAAAAAAGCCACGGGAGTTGAGATCGTGGATGGGCAAACTAACGAGACCATCGAATACAACGCGAAAATCATATTCCTCTGCGCTTCCGCATTTAATTCTACAGCCATTCTGATGCGTACTGCTACTGATGTGTGGCCTGGAGGTTTGGGAAGTAGCTCAGGAGAACTTGGTCATAATGTGATGGACCATCATTTCAGACTGGGCGCAAGTGGTACTATGGACGGGTACGATGACAAGTATTATTTTGGTAGAAGACCTACAGGATTGTACATTCCGAGATTTCAGAATGTGGCAGGAGATAAGCGCGATTACCTTCGCGGATTTGGCTATCAGGGCGGTGCTAGCCGTAGTGGTTGGTCACGTGATGTAGCTGAATTGAATTTTGGAGCACCAATGAAAGAGGCTTTGACGCAGCCGGGCCCATGGTCAATGGGAATCACGGCGTTTGGTGAGATTCTTCCGTATCATGAAAATACAATCAAACTCAGTGATTCGGTTAAAGATAAATGGGGGATGGAGGCACTGGTGATGGATGCCGAGATCAAGGACAATGAAATCAAGATGCGAAAGGATATGATGGCAGATGCGGCTGAAATGCTCGAAGTAGCCGGATTTAAAAATATTAATGAGTACGATGCGGGATACACCTTTGGACAAGGTATTCATGAAATGGGCACCGCTAGAATGGGAAGAGATCCGAAAACTTCTGTTCTTAATGGAAATAACCAGGTGTGGGAAGCTAAAAACGTATTTGTGACTGATGGAGCATGTATGACTTCAGCTGCAGCAGTGAATCCTTCACTTACCTACATGGCGTTGACGGCACGGGCGGCAGCCTTTGCAGTAGATGAATTGAAAAAGCAAAATCTCTAA
- a CDS encoding gluconate 2-dehydrogenase subunit 3 family protein produces the protein MTMNRRDALKSVMVMMGGTMIGASAIMTGCTPENQIEGLDFDPDDIAFLDELGDTIIPETDTPGAKAVGIGSFMVMMVKDTYDGDSQKTFVDGLNKLRKDFKSANGKDFVGAPAEERLTYLNSMYEEYKASGGERSPQVINMLRDLTVLGYFTSEIGSTQALNFVESPGRFDPCMPYNPGDKAFALS, from the coding sequence ATGACTATGAATAGAAGAGACGCTTTGAAAAGCGTCATGGTAATGATGGGGGGCACGATGATAGGTGCTTCGGCGATTATGACCGGATGTACCCCGGAGAACCAGATAGAAGGATTGGATTTTGATCCGGACGACATAGCTTTCTTAGATGAATTAGGAGATACTATTATTCCAGAGACTGATACCCCGGGCGCTAAAGCTGTAGGAATCGGCTCATTTATGGTGATGATGGTGAAAGACACCTACGACGGAGACAGCCAGAAGACATTTGTGGATGGCTTGAATAAGTTGAGAAAAGATTTCAAATCTGCCAATGGAAAAGACTTTGTAGGAGCGCCTGCAGAGGAACGTTTGACTTACTTGAACTCCATGTATGAGGAGTATAAAGCCAGTGGGGGAGAAAGAAGCCCTCAAGTAATCAACATGCTTCGTGACCTCACTGTACTCGGCTACTTCACCTCGGAAATTGGTTCTACCCAAGCTCTTAATTTTGTGGAGTCTCCAGGCAGATTTGATCCATGTATGCCATACAATCCAGGAGATAAAGCTTTCGCACTAAGTTAA
- a CDS encoding sugar phosphate isomerase/epimerase: MNKQRRKFLQISSLLGVGAALFPYELVAGSMDKAKLSKFGLQLYSVKEEMAKDAAGTMRKLAGFGYKQFEGFDGGKGILWGMSPAECNDLMREIGVDFISSHANVFKDLDTQAEQAAEVGMKYLICPYIGAQKSVDEWKKVADRFNDAGKTLKSHGVKFAYHNHDYTFKMLDGQLPQDILMENTDPELVDFELDMYWAFVAGYDPVEYVSRFPGRYKLCHIKDAEAEGGGNAHDRGVLLGTGEMPYADIIKNSKKYGMEYFVVEQERFVGTNPLEAAQKNAAYLAKLKV, translated from the coding sequence ATGAACAAACAACGAAGAAAATTTCTACAAATAAGCAGCTTGCTGGGTGTAGGAGCTGCATTATTTCCCTATGAGCTTGTGGCTGGATCCATGGATAAGGCTAAGCTATCTAAATTCGGTCTCCAACTTTACTCCGTGAAAGAGGAGATGGCTAAAGATGCAGCAGGCACTATGCGCAAGTTGGCTGGTTTTGGATACAAACAATTTGAAGGATTTGATGGAGGGAAGGGTATCCTCTGGGGAATGAGCCCTGCTGAATGCAATGATTTAATGCGTGAAATTGGAGTGGATTTCATATCATCTCATGCCAATGTGTTCAAGGACTTGGATACGCAGGCAGAGCAAGCTGCAGAAGTAGGAATGAAATACTTGATCTGCCCGTACATAGGGGCTCAGAAATCGGTGGATGAATGGAAAAAAGTAGCGGATAGATTCAATGATGCTGGTAAGACACTTAAATCCCATGGGGTAAAGTTTGCCTACCATAATCACGACTATACGTTTAAAATGCTTGATGGCCAGCTTCCTCAGGATATCTTGATGGAGAATACAGATCCTGAATTGGTGGATTTTGAATTGGATATGTATTGGGCTTTTGTAGCTGGATATGATCCGGTAGAGTATGTTTCCAGATTCCCTGGCAGATATAAATTATGCCACATCAAAGATGCCGAAGCTGAAGGTGGAGGAAATGCACATGACCGTGGGGTATTATTGGGTACAGGTGAAATGCCGTACGCTGATATAATCAAGAATTCCAAGAAATATGGTATGGAGTATTTCGTAGTGGAACAGGAAAGGTTTGTAGGTACCAATCCCTTAGAAGCAGCCCAGAAAAATGCAGCTTATCTGGCTAAATTAAAGGTTTGA
- a CDS encoding MCP four helix bundle domain-containing protein, translated as MKNTSSRRKKTTALVVIGLLMLLFYSKNITERQAFKEISGTFAEVYNDRLVVEGYIFRISENLFKIQKLVDHCNINYDYSRVIDEIAEHEQNISKIVNDFEKTNLTNQEAVFLTDFKSIIENDLQIKNYSLLYSDSSGVNSDQVVLYDQKISKAQQDLDNLSKIQMEEGEKLINKANIIINRSQIWSQFEVALLIILALALYFILFRNKKSKSNL; from the coding sequence ATGAAAAACACTTCTTCACGGCGTAAGAAAACAACAGCACTTGTGGTCATCGGCCTATTAATGCTCTTGTTTTATAGTAAAAACATCACAGAACGTCAAGCATTCAAGGAAATCAGCGGCACTTTCGCTGAAGTTTATAATGATCGGCTCGTAGTAGAAGGTTACATCTTCCGGATTTCCGAAAATCTTTTCAAAATCCAAAAACTGGTGGATCACTGCAATATCAATTACGATTACTCCCGGGTAATTGATGAAATCGCCGAACATGAACAGAATATTTCTAAAATTGTAAATGATTTTGAAAAAACCAATCTAACCAATCAGGAAGCTGTGTTTCTAACTGATTTTAAGAGTATCATTGAAAATGATTTACAGATTAAAAACTACAGCCTTCTTTACTCTGATTCCTCTGGGGTCAACAGTGACCAGGTAGTGTTATACGATCAAAAAATCAGCAAAGCCCAACAAGATCTGGACAACCTTAGTAAAATACAGATGGAAGAAGGTGAAAAGCTAATCAACAAAGCCAACATCATTATCAATCGTTCCCAGATTTGGTCTCAATTTGAAGTGGCTCTGTTGATCATACTTGCTCTAGCATTGTATTTTATACTTTTCAGAAATAAAAAAAGTAAATCAAACCTTTAA
- a CDS encoding glycoside hydrolase family 16 protein: protein MKALYIQLFLLIAFSCCSYGQQARLIWSEEFSEEGLPDPTYWVYDVGDHGWGNDELQYYTQNDLKNSRVENGKLVLEAHADSSQAKGYTSARLLTRELAAWKYGYIEVKARLPQGRGTWPAIWMLPEENNHGGWPKNGEIDIMEHVGYEPGKVHGTVHTEAYNHKIGTQQGDFVQVPDFDTNYHNYAIDWTEEKIDFLLDGDIYFTFHNSKGDYKEWPFDQPFHLILNIAVGGGWGGQQGVATDIWPQRMEVDYVRVYNKKP, encoded by the coding sequence ATGAAAGCCCTCTATATCCAATTGTTTTTATTAATAGCCTTTTCCTGCTGTTCGTATGGCCAACAAGCCCGTTTAATATGGTCAGAAGAGTTTTCTGAAGAGGGTTTACCCGATCCAACATATTGGGTTTATGATGTAGGTGACCATGGATGGGGAAATGACGAACTGCAATATTATACACAAAATGACCTTAAAAATTCCCGTGTTGAAAACGGGAAATTAGTCTTAGAGGCTCATGCTGACAGCTCCCAGGCCAAAGGCTATACCTCTGCGAGATTACTGACCAGAGAACTAGCAGCTTGGAAATATGGCTATATTGAAGTCAAAGCCAGATTACCCCAAGGCAGAGGAACCTGGCCAGCTATCTGGATGCTTCCCGAAGAGAACAACCATGGAGGATGGCCAAAGAATGGTGAGATTGACATCATGGAACATGTGGGATACGAGCCTGGAAAAGTTCATGGAACTGTACACACTGAAGCTTATAACCATAAAATAGGAACTCAGCAGGGAGATTTTGTTCAAGTCCCGGATTTCGACACAAATTATCATAACTATGCTATTGATTGGACTGAAGAAAAAATAGACTTCTTACTGGATGGAGATATCTATTTCACCTTCCATAATTCTAAAGGGGATTATAAAGAATGGCCATTTGACCAACCCTTTCACCTAATCCTGAATATTGCTGTAGGTGGCGGCTGGGGTGGCCAGCAAGGGGTAGCTACTGACATATGGCCACAGCGGATGGAGGTAGATTATGTGAGAGTTTATAACAAAAAACCTTGA
- a CDS encoding CsbD family protein has protein sequence MSTNLKLKGNWNILKGKLKEKYGQLTDDDLTYIEGKEDQLLGQIQKKTGETEDILRKELFEAQ, from the coding sequence ATGTCAACTAACCTAAAATTAAAAGGAAACTGGAATATCCTAAAAGGTAAACTCAAAGAAAAATACGGTCAACTGACTGATGATGATTTGACTTATATAGAAGGCAAAGAAGATCAGTTGCTCGGTCAGATTCAAAAAAAGACTGGAGAAACCGAGGACATTCTGAGAAAAGAGCTATTCGAAGCTCAATAA
- a CDS encoding homogentisate 1,2-dioxygenase translates to MAYYHRLGSLPPKRHTQFRQPDGSLYKEEVVSSKGFSGIYSTLYHIHNPNEVKSIGEPVPYSWVPAKEHGLQQTHLRTSGIEVTGEDYLSARRNLLMNSDVMMGICSPRQRKMDYYFKNADGDELIYIHDGKGVLYSQFGKLDVHKGDYIVIPRTTIYRFEFEESGPLRLLIIESHGAIETVKRYRNEVGQLLEHSPYCERDIRPPLELHVEKEKGDCLVKIKKQGMLYHYSYGHSPLDTVGWDGYLYPYALSIYDFEPITGRIHQPPPVHQTFQAGGFVICSFVPRLFDYHPLSIPAPYNHSNIDSDEVLYYAEGEFMSRKGIDRGSFTIHMGGLPHGPHPGTVEKSIGAKATDEYAVMLDTFKSLQITTDALEFVDKNYPMSWTE, encoded by the coding sequence ATGGCATACTATCATAGACTTGGTTCATTACCTCCTAAAAGGCATACCCAGTTCCGACAGCCGGACGGAAGTCTCTATAAAGAAGAAGTGGTGAGTTCCAAAGGATTTTCGGGAATCTACTCCACACTTTATCATATTCATAATCCTAACGAGGTGAAATCAATAGGGGAGCCAGTCCCGTATTCGTGGGTTCCTGCTAAAGAACATGGTTTACAACAAACCCATTTAAGAACCTCTGGAATAGAAGTTACCGGGGAGGATTATCTTTCTGCAAGAAGGAATCTGCTGATGAACTCCGATGTAATGATGGGCATATGTTCGCCGAGGCAGCGAAAAATGGATTATTACTTTAAGAATGCCGATGGAGATGAGTTGATCTATATACACGATGGAAAAGGCGTGTTGTATTCCCAGTTTGGAAAACTGGACGTGCATAAGGGTGATTATATTGTGATACCTCGTACGACTATCTATAGATTTGAATTTGAAGAAAGTGGCCCGCTGAGGCTATTGATTATAGAATCACATGGTGCCATAGAAACAGTCAAGCGCTATCGAAATGAAGTAGGGCAACTACTGGAGCATTCTCCATATTGTGAGCGGGATATCCGCCCACCTCTCGAATTGCATGTGGAAAAAGAAAAGGGCGATTGCCTCGTAAAGATAAAAAAGCAGGGAATGTTATATCACTATTCCTATGGTCATAGCCCCCTGGATACCGTAGGGTGGGATGGGTACTTATATCCTTATGCGCTTTCTATTTATGATTTTGAACCGATAACCGGGAGAATACACCAGCCACCACCTGTTCATCAGACTTTTCAGGCAGGTGGATTTGTGATATGCTCATTTGTGCCGAGATTGTTTGATTATCATCCCTTATCTATTCCTGCTCCATACAATCATTCCAATATTGACTCAGATGAAGTGCTATATTATGCAGAAGGTGAATTTATGAGTCGTAAAGGCATAGACAGAGGTTCGTTTACCATCCATATGGGTGGTTTGCCTCATGGGCCACATCCCGGAACCGTGGAGAAATCTATAGGTGCTAAGGCGACAGATGAGTATGCCGTGATGTTGGATACATTTAAGTCTTTGCAGATTACCACAGATGCTTTAGAGTTTGTGGATAAAAATTATCCTATGAGCTGGACGGAGTAG
- the pafA gene encoding alkaline phosphatase PafA, whose protein sequence is MNKFGIIFSFFLLAASPLLAQEQAQRPKIVVGIIVDQMRQDYLYRFADRYSEGGFKRMMKDGFMLKNGHYNYIPTYTGPGHASVYTGTTPATHGIIGNDWYVKRLDQMIYCAGDTTVANTGGSASNGFISPKNMHTTTVTDELRIATQKRSKVVGVAIKDRGASLPAGHMGDAYWFDSKTGEFMTSSYYYDKLPEWVTKFNERKIVDKYLAQTWNTLYPIETYTASIADDNEFEGIFSGKDSPTFPYDLNELRKTNGEFGLISSTPYGNTMTLDFALAALEGEKLGMGEETDFLALSFSSPDYIGHRFGPQSKEIEDTYLRLDQEIERLFDYLDKTYGKDQYLMFLTADHAVAEVATHMISENVPAGNLKTSVMRTELVEYINSKYGEGEWIKNVSNNQIFLNHKLIADKKLNQEEFENEIAFFLLKMEGIKEVYTGTAMRTREFTLGNAMRLQMGYNHKASGDILLVLEPAWLNGGDRGTSHGTGFTYDTNIPMLFYGWKVPQGESSRHVSITDITPTLCMMLDIKLPNGANGTPILEITDK, encoded by the coding sequence ATGAATAAATTCGGAATTATATTCTCATTCTTCCTATTGGCAGCAAGCCCTCTCCTAGCTCAGGAACAGGCACAAAGGCCCAAAATAGTAGTAGGTATCATCGTAGATCAGATGCGTCAGGATTATCTGTATAGGTTTGCAGACAGGTATTCCGAAGGAGGGTTTAAGCGAATGATGAAGGATGGCTTCATGCTGAAAAACGGCCATTACAATTATATCCCCACTTACACCGGTCCAGGTCATGCTTCAGTCTATACAGGAACCACTCCTGCTACACACGGAATCATTGGCAATGACTGGTATGTAAAGCGATTAGATCAAATGATTTATTGCGCAGGTGACACTACTGTCGCAAACACAGGAGGTTCTGCTTCAAATGGATTTATTAGTCCTAAAAACATGCATACTACCACGGTTACAGACGAACTTCGGATTGCGACTCAAAAAAGGTCAAAGGTAGTAGGTGTAGCAATCAAAGATAGAGGAGCGAGCCTTCCTGCCGGACATATGGGAGATGCCTATTGGTTTGACAGCAAAACCGGGGAATTTATGACTTCTTCTTATTACTATGACAAACTGCCTGAGTGGGTAACTAAGTTTAATGAAAGAAAGATTGTGGATAAATACCTCGCCCAAACCTGGAACACTCTGTATCCAATAGAAACTTACACAGCAAGTATTGCTGACGACAATGAGTTCGAAGGGATTTTCTCAGGAAAAGATTCACCGACTTTCCCGTATGACTTAAATGAACTTAGAAAAACCAACGGGGAATTTGGCTTGATTTCCTCTACTCCCTATGGAAATACCATGACATTGGATTTTGCTTTGGCGGCACTGGAAGGAGAAAAACTGGGTATGGGAGAAGAAACAGATTTCTTGGCGTTGAGTTTTTCTTCCCCTGATTATATAGGCCATAGGTTTGGCCCTCAATCCAAGGAAATCGAAGACACCTACCTCAGGTTGGATCAAGAAATAGAACGCTTATTTGACTATCTCGATAAAACTTACGGAAAAGATCAATACCTGATGTTCCTTACCGCAGACCACGCTGTGGCTGAGGTAGCCACCCACATGATCAGCGAAAATGTACCTGCTGGCAATCTTAAGACCAGTGTAATGCGTACTGAGCTAGTGGAGTATATCAACTCAAAATACGGAGAAGGCGAATGGATCAAAAACGTTTCAAACAATCAAATCTTCTTGAATCATAAACTAATCGCTGACAAAAAACTTAATCAGGAAGAATTTGAGAATGAAATTGCCTTTTTCTTATTGAAGATGGAAGGGATCAAAGAGGTATATACTGGCACAGCTATGAGAACAAGAGAATTCACCCTGGGAAATGCCATGCGACTTCAGATGGGATACAACCATAAAGCCTCAGGGGATATTCTTCTCGTGCTGGAGCCGGCATGGCTGAACGGAGGAGACAGAGGAACTTCCCATGGCACAGGCTTTACCTATGACACCAATATCCCTATGTTATTCTACGGATGGAAAGTACCACAGGGAGAGAGTTCCCGTCATGTGTCGATCACTGATATCACCCCTACACTCTGCATGATGCTTGACATCAAACTTCCGAATGGAGCAAACGGCACCCCTATCCTAGAAATTACTGATAAATAA
- a CDS encoding carboxypeptidase-like regulatory domain-containing protein, which yields MKNFILLRSAFLFLVGFLFTISYSHAQDEPQRKVIQLSGIVLNSDSTDAVAGVNIYVPTKGRGTSSGRFGYFSMPVLEGDSVVFSFIGLKKQTFKIPEKVESDRISLILTMQVDEIALAEIEVMPFPTEEEFKRAVIAMNVEDPMSISRSNMSPEMFLRWAEAMPASGNENFRYFQEAQMLQNQDLYGPRTLRLLDPFAWGQFIRSIKRGDLKQRD from the coding sequence GTGAAGAATTTTATACTCCTTCGGTCAGCATTCCTTTTTCTAGTGGGATTTCTTTTTACCATTTCATATTCGCATGCCCAAGATGAACCCCAGAGAAAGGTGATCCAGCTCTCCGGTATCGTCCTAAATTCGGATAGTACCGATGCGGTGGCAGGAGTGAATATTTACGTACCGACCAAAGGAAGAGGTACCAGTTCAGGAAGGTTTGGATACTTCTCTATGCCTGTGCTAGAAGGTGATTCGGTAGTTTTCAGTTTTATTGGGCTGAAAAAACAGACCTTCAAAATTCCCGAAAAGGTCGAGAGTGACCGGATCAGTTTGATTCTGACCATGCAAGTAGATGAAATCGCACTTGCAGAGATTGAGGTTATGCCTTTCCCCACCGAAGAAGAATTTAAAAGAGCAGTGATTGCGATGAACGTGGAAGATCCTATGTCTATATCCCGATCTAATATGAGTCCTGAAATGTTCCTCCGATGGGCCGAAGCCATGCCAGCCTCCGGAAATGAGAATTTCCGATATTTTCAGGAAGCGCAGATGCTGCAAAACCAAGATCTATACGGCCCTAGAACACTCCGACTCCTCGATCCATTTGCCTGGGGACAGTTTATACGCTCTATTAAGCGTGGGGATCTGAAGCAAAGAGACTAG
- a CDS encoding ArsR/SmtB family transcription factor produces the protein MRLKNISLNYGLRIFKALSEEPRVRIFHLLMLNKELSISDFELILDFTQTKTSRHLIYLKNAGLLGSKRVDQWVFYYILEEYMEIIQQIFKFIQKDPSLLKDQETFEILKSNRELAINKIQNNQYRR, from the coding sequence ATGAGGTTAAAAAACATTAGCTTAAACTATGGACTTAGGATTTTTAAGGCGCTTTCCGAAGAGCCCCGGGTTCGGATTTTTCACTTATTGATGCTGAATAAGGAGCTCTCTATTTCAGACTTTGAGCTCATTCTGGATTTCACCCAAACCAAAACCAGCAGACATTTGATTTACTTGAAGAATGCGGGTTTGCTGGGAAGCAAACGGGTGGATCAGTGGGTGTTTTACTACATACTGGAGGAGTACATGGAAATCATTCAGCAGATTTTTAAGTTTATCCAAAAAGATCCAAGTCTCCTTAAAGACCAAGAAACCTTCGAGATCTTAAAATCAAACAGAGAACTTGCAATCAATAAAATTCAGAATAATCAGTACCGACGTTAA
- a CDS encoding YjjG family noncanonical pyrimidine nucleotidase — translation MKTYQHLFFDLDHTLWDYDRNVQESLSELFVHYKLEKLGLLSCQHFIDSFYAVNYKLWEAYDKGEILRDELRARRFPSIFAHAGLVDAIIPEGFEGDFMHRTSSKPHLFPHTMEVLNYLKPNYKLYVITNGFDESQAKKMNSSRLNEFFELVITSETTGHKKPDPRIFHYAIDQAGATIENSLMIGDNPISDVLGAYNAGLDQVFFNPTGKSIDLKPTYTISHLRELEDIL, via the coding sequence TTGAAAACTTACCAACATCTCTTCTTCGATCTTGACCATACGCTCTGGGATTATGATCGTAATGTACAGGAATCACTTTCCGAGCTTTTTGTTCACTACAAACTGGAAAAACTTGGCCTATTGTCGTGCCAACATTTTATAGACTCCTTTTATGCTGTTAATTATAAACTCTGGGAAGCATATGACAAAGGGGAAATCCTTAGAGATGAATTGAGAGCTAGGCGGTTTCCTTCAATATTTGCTCATGCCGGACTGGTAGATGCAATTATTCCAGAGGGTTTTGAAGGAGACTTCATGCATAGGACCTCGAGTAAACCCCATCTTTTCCCCCATACCATGGAAGTCCTCAATTATCTAAAACCCAACTATAAATTGTATGTGATCACCAATGGCTTTGATGAAAGCCAGGCAAAGAAAATGAATTCATCCAGATTGAATGAGTTTTTTGAATTGGTCATCACCTCAGAGACAACAGGTCACAAAAAGCCTGACCCACGGATCTTTCATTATGCAATTGATCAAGCTGGAGCCACGATAGAGAACAGTCTTATGATAGGGGATAATCCCATATCAGATGTTTTAGGAGCATATAATGCAGGGCTGGATCAGGTGTTTTTCAACCCAACCGGTAAGTCGATTGACTTGAAGCCTACCTACACAATTTCACATTTAAGAGAACTGGAAGACATTCTATAA